The following proteins are encoded in a genomic region of Rickettsiales bacterium:
- a CDS encoding prepilin-type N-terminal cleavage/methylation domain-containing protein: protein MQYRNSGFTLIEVSIVLVIIGLIVGGILAGQDLINTAAIRAQISQIEKYNTAVHAFQNKYGGLPGDLSNTLANQFGFVTTSCNASLGQRDGNGIIDGYWSGGPVYTTEQGEAVLFWSDLNMAGLIGDVSPNNSAGIFTVQCGAPSTALSLTAGTYYIGNFLPVAKIGNGNFVYVYDSNTVDNGIDNNNWFGISAVTSVPTNGSMLTNPGMSVTQAYRIDQKTDDGFPLKGNVRTGYLTGEWVQHSPDAASDSTTTCYNWTTNTYSISINQGTGINCALSMRLQ, encoded by the coding sequence ATGCAATATCGCAACTCCGGCTTCACTCTCATCGAAGTTTCTATTGTTCTGGTTATTATAGGACTGATTGTGGGAGGAATACTGGCAGGACAGGATTTAATCAATACTGCTGCAATTCGTGCGCAGATAAGCCAGATTGAGAAATACAATACCGCTGTCCATGCATTTCAAAATAAGTATGGGGGATTGCCCGGGGATTTATCCAATACTCTTGCAAATCAATTCGGATTTGTTACCACCAGTTGCAATGCTAGTTTGGGCCAACGCGATGGAAATGGAATCATTGACGGGTATTGGTCCGGCGGTCCTGTTTATACGACAGAGCAAGGTGAAGCTGTGTTATTCTGGTCTGATTTAAATATGGCAGGCCTCATTGGAGACGTATCTCCCAATAACTCTGCTGGCATTTTTACTGTTCAGTGCGGCGCCCCGAGCACTGCGTTATCTCTTACCGCTGGAACTTATTATATCGGTAATTTTTTACCTGTCGCTAAGATAGGCAATGGTAACTTCGTTTATGTATACGATAGTAATACTGTTGATAACGGGATCGATAATAACAATTGGTTTGGTATTTCCGCGGTTACATCCGTACCGACAAACGGCAGTATGCTCACCAATCCTGGAATGTCGGTAACGCAAGCCTACCGAATTGATCAAAAAACAGACGATGGCTTCCCTCTTAAAGGAAACGTGAGAACAGGTTATCTAACGGGAGAATGGGTTCAACATTCTCCGGATGCTGCAAGTGATAGCACTACAACATGCTATAACTGGACTACAAACACCTATTCTATCAGTATCAATCAGGGAACAGGTATAAACTGTGCACTCTCTATGAGACTGCAGTAA
- a CDS encoding ATP-binding protein yields MLTRKLFNSTILRLTLLYAAFFSISIIFILTFVYFATVREIENQITHRINVQLNQAQSIYHAGGLDALKKATSEFLEEDDDGLSIYLLVDNQGKQLVGNMEAWPQEVEYSDNWMMFYIESQVEAGGIHVLARERTFPGGYRLLVGYSLKGPDRTRKIMFDVVSASIVLAFIITAFGGAMFSGVIRKKLEGVNQICRQVIGGNLDVKVPVTGSGDEFDHLADNVNGMLTRIAELVNGLKQASDNIAHDLRTPLNRHRIRLDGILTHDLPVPKMRENVKAGIEEVDMIVETLNSILRISQAQSGVASGHFVTFDLSLVVENVIDFYGDLAEQKHITLDSTIPPGISATGDKPLITQAIANLIDNAIKYTPKNGKVSVTLRVNEQYVECIVADNGTGIPPHLYDKVKERFFRMEASRTSAGTGLGLSLVDAVAKLHRGELIFEDNAPGLKATFKFMLLSL; encoded by the coding sequence ATGCTGACCCGCAAGCTTTTCAACTCAACTATCCTGCGCCTGACCCTGCTTTACGCGGCGTTTTTCAGTATTTCGATCATTTTCATCCTGACCTTTGTTTATTTCGCCACCGTGCGCGAGATTGAGAACCAGATCACGCACCGTATCAACGTTCAGCTCAATCAGGCGCAGAGCATTTACCATGCAGGCGGGCTGGATGCGCTGAAGAAGGCCACCAGCGAATTTCTGGAAGAGGATGATGACGGGCTTTCCATTTACCTGCTCGTGGATAATCAGGGCAAGCAGCTTGTGGGCAATATGGAAGCCTGGCCGCAGGAGGTGGAATATTCCGATAACTGGATGATGTTTTACATCGAATCCCAGGTGGAGGCAGGCGGCATTCATGTGCTGGCGCGCGAGCGCACTTTCCCAGGGGGTTACCGCCTTCTCGTCGGTTACAGTCTCAAAGGCCCCGACCGAACGCGCAAGATCATGTTTGACGTCGTCTCGGCCAGCATCGTGCTCGCCTTCATTATCACGGCCTTCGGCGGCGCGATGTTTTCCGGCGTTATCCGCAAGAAACTCGAAGGGGTGAACCAGATCTGCCGTCAGGTGATCGGCGGCAATCTCGATGTGAAAGTGCCGGTCACCGGCAGCGGCGATGAATTCGATCATCTGGCCGATAATGTTAACGGGATGCTTACGCGTATCGCCGAGCTCGTCAACGGCCTGAAACAGGCTTCGGATAATATCGCGCACGATCTGCGCACACCGCTTAACCGCCACCGCATCCGCCTGGACGGTATCCTTACGCATGACCTGCCCGTTCCCAAGATGCGCGAGAATGTGAAAGCGGGCATCGAAGAGGTGGATATGATCGTGGAAACGCTCAATTCCATCCTGCGTATTTCACAGGCGCAGTCCGGCGTGGCGAGCGGGCATTTCGTCACATTCGATCTCTCGCTTGTGGTGGAAAACGTTATCGATTTTTACGGCGATCTCGCCGAACAGAAGCATATTACTTTGGACAGCACGATTCCTCCCGGCATCTCCGCCACCGGCGATAAACCGCTGATCACGCAAGCGATCGCCAATTTGATCGACAATGCGATTAAATACACGCCCAAGAACGGCAAGGTCAGCGTGACGCTGCGCGTGAACGAACAATATGTGGAATGCATCGTTGCCGATAACGGCACCGGCATCCCTCCGCATCTATACGACAAGGTCAAGGAACGTTTCTTCCGCATGGAAGCAAGCCGCACCTCCGCAGGCACCGGGCTCGGCTTAAGCCTCGTGGATGCCGTGGCCAAGCTGCATCGTGGCGAGCTTATTTTTGAAGACAATGCGCCGGGGCTTAAAGCGACTTTCAAATTTATGCTTTTGTCGTTGTAG
- a CDS encoding LysR family transcriptional regulator has product MPTIGRTEIFVEVARRQSFAKAAKALGITGPAASKQVMALEAELGVKLLHRTTRLVTLTDEGHIYYESARLALEQMQDAAEQLRNMRMAPQGALKISAPVSFSLVHLLPVLSGFAKKYPDITLEIVLDDKMIDVLAEGFDIAIRVGAPTDSSLICRHLAACPPHPIVASPAYLEQHGLPETPADLKQHRMIAYTNQGGTAQWHYRTPQGRTGMFRYTGAFRSNNASMMLQAALDGVGIAILPMFCVATHLQAGQLVQLLPDYETLPQRHICALMPPNRYRLAKVNLLLDWIAQSCKAMPLDI; this is encoded by the coding sequence ATGCCTACCATCGGACGTACGGAAATCTTTGTAGAAGTGGCGCGGCGGCAAAGCTTTGCTAAGGCCGCCAAGGCGCTGGGCATTACCGGTCCCGCTGCGAGCAAACAGGTCATGGCGCTGGAAGCGGAACTCGGCGTAAAACTGCTGCACCGTACGACACGTCTCGTTACGCTTACGGACGAGGGCCATATTTATTATGAGAGCGCACGGCTTGCGCTTGAGCAGATGCAGGATGCCGCCGAGCAATTGCGCAATATGCGTATGGCACCGCAAGGCGCGTTAAAAATCAGCGCACCGGTTTCCTTCAGCCTGGTGCACCTGCTGCCTGTGCTTTCCGGTTTTGCCAAGAAATATCCGGATATCACGCTGGAAATCGTGCTGGATGATAAGATGATCGACGTGCTGGCGGAAGGGTTCGACATTGCCATCCGTGTCGGCGCACCGACGGATTCCTCGCTTATCTGCCGTCATCTGGCCGCCTGTCCGCCTCACCCTATTGTTGCATCACCAGCTTACCTTGAGCAACATGGTTTGCCAGAAACGCCTGCTGATCTCAAGCAACACCGCATGATCGCCTACACCAACCAAGGCGGCACGGCGCAATGGCATTACCGCACACCGCAAGGACGAACCGGCATGTTCCGCTATACGGGGGCATTCCGCTCCAACAACGCCAGCATGATGCTGCAGGCAGCTTTGGATGGCGTCGGTATTGCCATATTGCCGATGTTCTGCGTGGCGACACACCTTCAGGCTGGTCAGCTCGTGCAGTTACTGCCGGATTATGAAACCCTGCCGCAACGCCATATCTGCGCACTCATGCCGCCTAACCGTTATCGTCTGGCCAAGGTAAACCTCTTACTGGACTGGATTGCGCAGTCCTGCAAGGCCATGCCTCTGGATATTTAG
- a CDS encoding pirin family protein — protein sequence MIKVYPYNALGHADHGWLDARHHFSFARYWNPQRVGFGTLRVINDDRVQAGMGFGTHPHDNMEIITYVRKGAISHRDSMGNEGRTEAGDVQVMSAGTGVFHSEYNLEPEDTTLYQIWIQPNRRDVTPRWESQQFPKEPVQGSLKVLVSGQAQHAGSDALMIYQDAAIYGGRLLKGTQVTQTIRHQAYVLASIGSITLNGKTLQQGDGAEVTDEKELSIIAQSDAEVIVIDVPAGSAAQH from the coding sequence ATGATTAAAGTATATCCTTATAATGCGCTGGGCCACGCCGATCACGGCTGGCTGGACGCAAGGCATCATTTCAGCTTCGCACGTTACTGGAACCCACAAAGAGTCGGCTTCGGCACATTGCGCGTGATCAATGACGACCGCGTTCAGGCCGGCATGGGTTTTGGCACTCATCCGCACGATAATATGGAAATCATTACCTATGTGCGCAAGGGGGCTATCTCGCATCGCGACAGTATGGGCAATGAAGGCCGCACAGAGGCGGGTGATGTTCAGGTCATGAGTGCTGGCACGGGAGTCTTTCACTCCGAATATAATCTGGAGCCGGAAGACACGACGCTATACCAGATATGGATCCAGCCGAACCGTCGCGATGTGACACCGCGCTGGGAAAGCCAGCAGTTTCCGAAAGAACCCGTGCAGGGCAGCCTGAAAGTGCTCGTCTCCGGGCAGGCACAACATGCCGGAAGCGATGCGCTGATGATCTATCAGGATGCGGCGATTTACGGTGGCCGCCTGCTGAAAGGCACACAAGTCACGCAAACGATCCGCCATCAGGCCTATGTGCTGGCATCCATCGGCAGCATCACGCTGAACGGCAAGACACTGCAGCAGGGTGACGGTGCGGAAGTCACGGACGAGAAAGAACTTTCCATTATTGCGCAAAGCGATGCGGAAGTGATCGTGATCGATGTGCCTGCCGGTTCCGCTGCACAACATTAA
- a CDS encoding 3-oxoacyl-ACP reductase family protein, with amino-acid sequence MSKTLSGKTALVTGGSRGIGAAIVRRLARDGAQVAFTYGKSAAEAESLVKELTATGAKAKAYRADAADAKALSALVQNVLKDYSSIDILVNNAGVAEGGLIGEITLEQYNKVFSVNVEAVFALTNEVVPHLKSGSRIVNISSILGERAIMPAFGVYNASKFAVTGFTRSWAKDLGAKGILVNAVQPGPIATDMNPEDSDHADSQRAMTALGRYGRPEEIAAAVSFFAGPDASFITGATLNVDGGANA; translated from the coding sequence ATGAGCAAAACACTTTCAGGAAAAACTGCACTCGTTACAGGCGGTTCACGCGGCATTGGTGCAGCGATTGTCAGGCGGCTGGCAAGGGATGGGGCGCAGGTTGCGTTCACCTATGGCAAGTCTGCCGCCGAAGCGGAATCGCTTGTAAAAGAACTGACGGCAACAGGTGCGAAAGCGAAAGCCTACCGCGCGGATGCTGCCGACGCTAAAGCACTTTCAGCGCTTGTGCAGAATGTGCTGAAGGATTACAGCAGCATCGACATCCTCGTCAATAATGCAGGTGTCGCGGAAGGTGGTCTGATCGGTGAAATCACGCTGGAGCAATATAACAAAGTGTTCAGCGTGAATGTGGAGGCGGTATTTGCTTTGACTAACGAAGTCGTACCCCATTTGAAATCCGGTAGCCGTATCGTCAATATCAGCTCGATTCTTGGCGAACGTGCAATCATGCCAGCATTCGGCGTCTATAACGCGTCGAAATTTGCAGTCACAGGTTTCACACGCAGCTGGGCGAAGGACCTTGGAGCAAAGGGTATTCTCGTTAATGCCGTGCAGCCTGGGCCGATTGCAACCGATATGAATCCGGAAGACAGCGACCATGCGGACTCGCAGCGTGCAATGACAGCTCTGGGGCGTTATGGCAGACCTGAGGAGATTGCCGCAGCGGTTTCATTTTTTGCCGGACCGGATGCGAGCTTCATCACGGGCGCGACGTTGAATGTCGATGGCGGGGCGAATGCGTAA
- a CDS encoding response regulator transcription factor: MRILIVEDDKSNAEYVRDGLIESGHNVDVAYDGMDGLYLATEQKYDALVVDRMLPKLDGLALIQALRSSGNKTPVLVLSSLAKVEERVKGLRSGGDDYLVKPFAFSELLARLETLTRRGDPAQAQNGTLQVGDLVMNLISHTVTRSGKVIPLQNREFKLLEFLMRHADQVVTRTMLLEGVWDFYFNPQTNLIDAQVSKLRQKIDKGFDKSLIHTIRGAGYKLSTNM, encoded by the coding sequence ATGCGCATACTGATAGTGGAAGACGATAAGAGTAATGCTGAATATGTCCGCGACGGGCTGATCGAATCCGGTCATAACGTGGATGTGGCTTATGACGGCATGGATGGACTTTACCTTGCGACCGAGCAGAAATATGACGCGCTGGTCGTAGACAGGATGCTTCCCAAGCTCGACGGGCTTGCATTGATCCAGGCATTGCGTTCTTCCGGCAATAAAACACCGGTGCTTGTGCTGAGTTCCCTTGCCAAAGTGGAAGAGCGCGTGAAGGGACTACGTTCCGGCGGCGATGATTATCTCGTCAAGCCATTTGCCTTCTCCGAACTGCTGGCAAGATTGGAAACATTAACGCGGCGTGGTGACCCTGCGCAGGCACAGAACGGCACCCTGCAGGTGGGCGATCTGGTGATGAACCTGATCAGCCATACGGTCACGCGCAGCGGAAAGGTTATTCCCCTGCAGAATCGTGAATTCAAATTGCTTGAATTTCTCATGCGCCATGCGGACCAGGTGGTCACGCGCACGATGTTGCTGGAAGGCGTGTGGGACTTCTATTTTAACCCGCAGACTAATCTCATTGATGCTCAGGTCAGCAAACTGCGCCAGAAAATCGACAAAGGATTTGATAAGTCCCTGATCCATACGATTCGCGGCGCAGGATACAAGCTTAGCACAAATATGTAA
- the recJ gene encoding single-stranded-DNA-specific exonuclease RecJ, which yields MNDLQSVTGRTWRERPFDPRTAMAISQQLGLPEIVGRILASRGIAPHEAEGFLQPTLRAFLPDPFHLKDMDKAARRVAEEIILSKGASASPSSIAIFGDYDVDGATSSALLVRYFRMLGIEPLVHIPDRIKEGYGPNAAALLALKEKGARLVITVDCGTLSFEPLAEAKKAGLDVVVIDHHKGEAKMPECYALVNPNRYDETSPHTQLAACGVVFLLLVAVNKVLKEMGGTLPLPDLMQLLDIVALGTICDVVPLTGPNRAFVTQGLKIMSRRNNPGINAAMDVGRLTEAPTAYHAGFVIGPRINAGGRVGKPDLGVRLLSTDDVLEARAIAAELDAFNAERKAIEALVQEEAMQDAITLPESDAVIVVGRASWHPGVIGIVAGRLKEHFGKPTAVIALKDGVGKASARSIPGIDLGAAVISANQAGLLLGGGGHAMAAGFSVAEDGIQALREFFNQRLASKVAELAREKILHYDGHVSLQGITPDLVQMIERAGPFGAGNHSVRLLLPKVRAVRVDIIGDGHVRAILVDAEAGSTSSGLKCMAFRSADTPIGQTLLNARGKPLHVAGQVKINLWQGRQSVDFYIDDVAC from the coding sequence ATGAACGATTTGCAATCCGTCACCGGGCGCACCTGGCGCGAACGCCCTTTCGATCCACGCACCGCAATGGCCATCTCGCAGCAGCTTGGCCTGCCGGAGATTGTAGGAAGAATTCTTGCCAGCCGCGGCATTGCTCCGCATGAGGCCGAAGGCTTCCTGCAGCCAACACTGCGTGCATTTCTGCCTGATCCGTTTCATTTAAAAGACATGGACAAGGCCGCGCGGCGCGTGGCGGAAGAGATAATATTATCTAAGGGGGCGAGTGCATCGCCTTCCTCTATCGCTATCTTCGGCGATTACGATGTGGACGGGGCTACCTCCAGCGCACTGCTGGTGCGGTATTTTCGTATGCTCGGGATTGAGCCGCTCGTGCATATCCCCGACCGTATTAAGGAGGGCTATGGTCCTAATGCTGCAGCATTGCTGGCCTTAAAAGAAAAAGGTGCAAGACTTGTTATTACAGTGGATTGCGGAACGCTTTCTTTTGAGCCACTGGCAGAGGCAAAAAAAGCAGGACTGGATGTCGTTGTTATCGACCATCACAAAGGCGAAGCGAAAATGCCGGAGTGCTATGCTCTCGTCAATCCGAACCGTTATGACGAGACCAGTCCCCATACACAGCTTGCAGCCTGCGGCGTAGTATTTTTGCTGCTGGTAGCGGTGAATAAAGTATTAAAGGAAATGGGGGGCACGCTACCTCTTCCCGATCTCATGCAGCTACTGGACATCGTAGCGCTTGGCACCATCTGCGACGTTGTTCCGCTTACCGGTCCTAACCGTGCATTCGTGACGCAGGGTCTAAAGATCATGAGCAGGCGTAATAACCCCGGCATCAATGCAGCGATGGATGTTGGGCGACTGACCGAGGCTCCCACTGCCTATCATGCCGGATTCGTGATCGGCCCGCGCATCAATGCGGGAGGGCGTGTCGGCAAACCGGACCTTGGCGTGCGACTTCTCTCCACCGATGATGTTCTGGAAGCACGCGCTATTGCGGCGGAACTGGATGCATTCAATGCGGAGCGCAAAGCGATCGAAGCACTCGTGCAGGAAGAAGCGATGCAGGATGCGATCACCTTGCCGGAATCAGATGCAGTTATTGTAGTTGGGCGCGCGAGCTGGCATCCCGGTGTGATCGGCATTGTGGCGGGCAGGCTGAAAGAACATTTCGGCAAACCCACGGCGGTCATTGCATTGAAAGACGGCGTCGGCAAGGCATCCGCGCGCTCTATTCCAGGAATCGATCTGGGCGCAGCCGTCATTTCGGCAAACCAGGCGGGGCTACTGCTCGGTGGGGGCGGTCATGCGATGGCAGCGGGGTTCTCCGTTGCTGAAGATGGTATTCAAGCCTTACGCGAATTTTTTAATCAGAGACTTGCTTCCAAAGTGGCCGAATTGGCGCGTGAGAAAATCCTGCATTATGACGGGCATGTGAGCCTGCAGGGTATTACGCCGGATCTCGTACAGATGATCGAGCGAGCCGGCCCATTCGGCGCGGGCAACCATTCCGTGCGCCTGCTGCTGCCAAAGGTCAGGGCGGTACGTGTGGATATCATCGGCGACGGGCATGTGCGCGCAATATTAGTGGATGCAGAAGCCGGCTCCACTTCTTCAGGATTAAAATGCATGGCATTCAGAAGCGCCGATACTCCCATCGGCCAGACATTGCTGAATGCACGCGGAAAGCCGCTGCATGTTGCCGGGCAGGTTAAAATCAATCTCTGGCAAGGAAGGCAAAGCGTCGATTTCTATATCGACGACGTCGCTTGTTAA
- a CDS encoding class I SAM-dependent methyltransferase codes for MFWPDVIALKEFYNSALGRITGRHIGTCIRQFWSDTTDCTVLGIGFTLPYLQHFTANNRCTFSLMPAGQGVIHWAPNNLNLSLLADETELPFPDNSIQRVLIVHALENSENTKQLMAEIWRVLAPTGRLLAVVPNRRGIWARSLQSPFAHGQPFTHWQLRQLFAKHSFTPVSIGSALFFPPSNRQYILRSAGFCEQVGRNFFPGFGGVLIMEAEKQIYAPAIQKAMRSPKMTYIPAVQPI; via the coding sequence ATGTTCTGGCCGGACGTTATAGCCCTTAAGGAGTTCTACAATTCGGCGCTTGGCCGCATTACAGGGCGGCATATCGGCACCTGCATCAGACAATTCTGGTCGGATACCACAGATTGTACGGTGCTGGGAATCGGCTTTACCCTGCCCTATCTGCAGCATTTCACCGCCAATAACCGCTGCACCTTCTCCCTCATGCCTGCCGGTCAGGGCGTAATCCACTGGGCACCGAATAACCTCAATCTTTCGCTGCTGGCGGATGAAACCGAGCTTCCTTTCCCTGATAACAGCATTCAACGCGTGTTGATCGTCCATGCGCTGGAAAACAGCGAAAACACCAAGCAACTCATGGCGGAAATCTGGCGCGTGCTGGCTCCCACAGGCAGGCTGCTTGCCGTCGTTCCGAACCGACGCGGTATCTGGGCGCGTTCGCTGCAAAGCCCGTTCGCCCACGGCCAGCCTTTTACACACTGGCAGTTGCGCCAACTATTCGCCAAGCATTCCTTTACACCGGTCAGTATCGGCTCTGCCTTGTTCTTTCCGCCCAGCAACCGGCAATACATATTGCGCAGCGCCGGATTCTGCGAGCAAGTGGGAAGGAATTTCTTTCCCGGATTCGGCGGCGTGCTGATCATGGAAGCGGAAAAGCAAATTTATGCTCCGGCAATACAGAAGGCGATGCGTTCCCCTAAGATGACTTATATTCCTGCGGTACAGCCCATATGA